The Gordonibacter urolithinfaciens genome contains a region encoding:
- a CDS encoding helix-turn-helix domain-containing protein: MDENKLGKKITTLREAHHLTQQDLADRSQSDLSVIAGLEAGDVPASLAPLIKITRALGVRLGTLMDDDENLGPAYIDAEQMREVERVKSLETTSGGDLSYFSLAAGRPSRHMDPFVITVDPTGETDHELVGHEGEEWLFGMEGCIEIEYGREVYVLHPGESIYYDSIVPHQVRAHDGQKAKFLAVVYTPI, encoded by the coding sequence ATGGACGAGAACAAGCTGGGGAAGAAGATAACCACCCTGCGCGAGGCGCACCACCTGACGCAGCAGGACCTGGCCGACCGCAGCCAAAGCGACCTGTCCGTCATTGCGGGCCTCGAGGCGGGCGACGTTCCCGCATCCCTGGCGCCGCTCATCAAGATCACGCGCGCGCTGGGGGTGCGCCTGGGCACGCTCATGGACGACGACGAGAACCTGGGGCCCGCCTACATCGATGCCGAGCAGATGCGCGAGGTCGAGCGCGTGAAGAGCCTCGAGACCACCTCCGGCGGCGACCTCAGCTACTTCAGCCTGGCGGCCGGCCGCCCGTCGCGCCATATGGACCCGTTCGTGATCACGGTGGATCCCACCGGCGAGACCGACCACGAGCTGGTGGGCCACGAGGGCGAGGAATGGCTCTTCGGCATGGAGGGCTGCATCGAGATAGAGTACGGCCGCGAGGTCTACGTGCTGCACCCGGGCGAGAGCATTTACTACGATTCCATCGTGCCGCATCAGGTGCGCGCCCACGACGGGCAGAAAGCCAAATTCTTGGCCGTCGTGTACACGCCGATCTAG
- a CDS encoding AMP-binding protein — translation MTTEETPASGPVPGDPDYPLHSEKTIGRYFRDQVAIDPDHEFVVYPDRALRWTYKDFDERTDNLARGLLAIGLRPGDHLGVWARNIPDWLTFMYATAKIGVVMVTVNPIYKSHELDYVLKQSDMKALCVIDAYRDVDYLQIIRELVPETLTQQRGYLESETYPCLKSIIYMGPEKHRGCYSVPELILLGQHVPADALEEAETHFDNNSVVMMQYTSGTTGFPKGVMLTHRNILNNGFYIGEGQKLRSQDRVTLPVPFFHCFGCVLGVMANLTHRSTMIIVEDFDAGLVLQAIHKERATAVYGVPTMFIAELNHPDFDTFDLSSLRTGIMAGSPCPPETMREAMDKMNLAEITICYGLTETSPVFTQTSADDDIAHKCETVGRAHPPVDVRVIDPADGHICGVGEPGELCCKGYNVMKGYYKMPEETARAIDADGYLHSGDLGTVDEDGYYRVTGRIKDMIIRGGENIYPLEVENFLLTMPGVLDAQVVGIPDARLGEIVGAFIRVRPGYEAMTEDDVRAFSIPRIARYKVPKRVFFVDDFPMTPSMKVQKFKLREMAEELVRAGR, via the coding sequence ATGACGACCGAGGAAACCCCCGCGTCCGGCCCCGTCCCGGGCGATCCCGACTACCCGCTGCACTCCGAGAAGACCATCGGCCGCTACTTCCGCGACCAGGTGGCCATAGACCCCGACCATGAGTTCGTCGTGTACCCCGACCGCGCGCTGCGCTGGACGTACAAGGACTTCGACGAGCGCACCGACAACCTGGCCCGGGGACTCCTCGCCATCGGCCTGCGCCCCGGCGACCACCTGGGCGTGTGGGCGCGCAACATCCCCGACTGGCTCACGTTCATGTACGCCACCGCCAAGATCGGCGTGGTCATGGTCACGGTGAACCCCATCTACAAGTCCCACGAGCTGGACTACGTGCTCAAGCAGTCGGACATGAAGGCGCTCTGTGTCATCGACGCCTACCGCGACGTGGACTACCTGCAGATCATCCGCGAGCTCGTGCCCGAAACGCTCACCCAGCAGCGCGGCTACCTGGAGTCCGAGACGTACCCCTGCCTGAAAAGCATCATCTACATGGGGCCCGAGAAGCACCGCGGCTGCTACAGCGTGCCCGAGCTCATCCTGCTCGGGCAGCATGTGCCGGCCGACGCGCTCGAGGAGGCGGAAACGCACTTCGACAACAACAGCGTGGTCATGATGCAGTACACCTCCGGCACCACGGGCTTCCCGAAGGGCGTCATGCTCACGCACCGCAACATCCTCAACAACGGCTTCTACATAGGCGAGGGGCAGAAGCTTAGGTCCCAGGACCGCGTGACGCTGCCGGTGCCGTTCTTCCACTGCTTCGGCTGCGTGCTGGGCGTCATGGCCAACCTCACGCACCGCTCCACCATGATCATCGTGGAGGACTTCGACGCGGGCCTCGTGCTGCAGGCCATCCACAAGGAGCGCGCCACGGCCGTCTACGGCGTGCCCACCATGTTCATCGCCGAGCTCAACCATCCCGATTTCGACACGTTCGACCTGTCCAGCCTGCGCACGGGCATCATGGCCGGCAGCCCCTGCCCGCCCGAGACCATGCGCGAGGCCATGGACAAGATGAACCTCGCCGAGATCACCATCTGCTACGGCCTGACCGAGACGAGCCCCGTGTTCACGCAGACGAGCGCCGACGACGACATCGCGCACAAGTGCGAGACGGTGGGCCGGGCGCACCCGCCGGTGGACGTGCGCGTCATCGACCCGGCCGACGGGCACATCTGCGGCGTGGGCGAGCCGGGCGAGCTGTGCTGCAAGGGCTACAACGTGATGAAGGGCTACTACAAGATGCCGGAGGAGACGGCGCGCGCCATCGACGCCGACGGCTACCTGCACTCCGGCGACCTGGGCACCGTGGATGAGGACGGCTACTACCGCGTGACCGGCCGCATCAAGGACATGATCATCCGCGGCGGCGAGAACATCTACCCGCTCGAGGTGGAGAACTTCCTGCTCACGATGCCCGGCGTGCTGGACGCGCAGGTGGTGGGCATCCCGGATGCGCGCCTCGGCGAGATCGTGGGCGCGTTCATCCGCGTGCGCCCCGGCTACGAGGCCATGACCGAGGACGACGTGCGCGCCTTCTCCATCCCGCGGATCGCGCGCTACAAGGTGCCCAAGCGCGTGTTCTTCGTGGACGATTTCCCCATGACGCCGTCCATGAAGGTGCAGAAGTTCAAGCTGCGCGAGATGGCCGAGGAGCTGGTGCGCGCGGGGAGGTAG